The DNA region AGGCAAGGGGCAGGATGCCCGCCACGCTCGCCGGGACCCCGTGCGCCACCGCGAAGGCGAAGGAGCTGGTGAGGGCCGCGACGGTGAAACCCGCCGCGCGCTCGTGCCCCCGCATCATCAGGCCCCGGAAGGCCACCTCCTCCGCGAAGGGCACGAGCAGGCCCGCCGCGAGGAGCAGCGCCCACAGGTCCGCCCCCTTGCTCAGGAACTGCGGGATGGCGTCGGCCCCCTGCGGCCACAGCGCCACGAACACGAGCGCGAAGGCCCGCGAGGCCAGGAACGCCACCACGAAGACGGCGACGGCCAGCCCCCACGAGGGCGGCGTGCGCCAGCGCGAGTCACGCGTAAGGGCCGTCAGGGCGGGCCGGAAAGCCACCAGTCCGAGCAACACCGTCGCCACGAAGGCCCCCAGGAGCGCCGTCCCGAGAGGAAGATGAGCGGCGATCAGCAGGGCGGAGACGACGTTCTGGGTGATCAGGAGCGTCAGCGCCGCGCGGTTGCCGTCCACGGCGCGGACGCCCCGCACGGGCGCGACGGGAACCGGGTCGGGGCTGGGGAAGGTGGGCACGTCCGGGGCCGTCATGGGGGTCAGCCTAGCGCGGGGCGGAGGCAAGGAACCTCATTCGGAAGGTGGATGGAGGGTGGACGAAAGGGCCGTGAGGGTGGGATGGGGCGGTCTCGGGCCTTCAGCTCTCAGTTCTCAGCCGTCAGCAAGAGGGAGGAACCCTGTTGCAAGCACAGCGTCCTGTCGCCGGTCGTCCCTGACCGCCCCCGCCCTCGTCCTGCTGATCGCTGATCGCTGACGGCTGACGGCTTCCCCCTCACGCCGTCAGCACCCGGATCGCCTCCTCCAGCGCCTCGTCGTTCACCTGATGGTGCAGCACGAAGCGCACCGAGTCGGGGCCAAGGGCGCTGGCAAGCACCCCCGCCTCGGCCCACCGGGCGGCGTGGGCGGCGGCGCCGTGCAGCCGAACGTAGATGATGTTCGTCTGCACGGCGGCGAGGTCGACGTTGTACCCGGCGTTCACCAGCGCCTCGGCGAGGACACGGGTGCGGCGGTGGTCCTCGGCGAGGCGGGCCGGGCCGTCCCGCAGGGCGACCAGCGCGGCGGCGGCGAGCACCCCGGACTGCCGCATTCCGCCCCCCATCATCTTGCGGTAGCGGTGGGCCTGCCGCATCTGCGCGGCGCTGCCCAGAAGGACGCTGCCTACGGGCGCCCCCAGCCCCTTCGAGAGGCACACGCTCACCGTGTCGAAGTGGCGGGTGATCCCGGACACGGGCACGCCGAGAGCGGCGGCGGCGTTGAAGACCCGCGCCCCGTCGAGGTGCAGGGGCAGGCTCTCCTCGTCGGCGACCGCGCGGATGGCGGCGAGGGTTTCCAGCGGGATCACGGTGCCGCCCGCCTTGTTGTGGGTGTTCTCCAGGCTGATCATCCCGGTCGGGGACTGGTGGACCGAGTGCCGCACAGCGAGGCGAACGTCCCCCGGGTCGGGCACCCCCAGGGGCGCGGGCACGAAGCGGGGCACCACCCCGGAGAAGGTCGCCATCATGCCGAGTTCCCACTCGTAGATGTGCGAGCCCTCGGCGCAGATCACCTCCTCGCCCCGGCGGGTGTGCAGGGCGATGGCGACCTGATTGGTCATCGTGCCGCTGGGCATGAAGAGCCCCGCCTCGAAGCCGGTCAGGCGGGCGACCTCGGCCTGAAGCTGGTTGACGGTCGGGTCCTCGCCGTACACGTCGTCGCCGACGGGAGCCTGCGCCATCGCCTCACGCATCTCGGGAGTGGGAGTGGTGACGGTGTCGGAGCGCAGGTCGGCGATCACGCGGGGCCGGGGGGTCTGGGGAAGGGTGGCGGTCATGGGGAGAATGCTACCCGCCGGGAGCGGGGTGAAAGGCCGCAAGGGTCACCCGGCGAAGGATGGGGGCCGGTCCCCTCACATGACGAGGAGAGCCCGCCTGGACCTACTCCGCCACGACCTTATTCATCCAGGCGAAGAGCTGGCCGAGGTCGTGGTCCCCGCTGTGGGGGACGTTCCAGGGCAGGAATGCGAGTGCCGGGGAAGGAAAAGCTCCACGGGCATCCGTAGGTCAAGCACGAGGCGTAAGGTGGGGTGTGTCCCTCTTGCGATGCCCCGACGGGGAGCGGCGGGGTGGCCGCCTGGCCCTGCTCGGCTTGATCCTGCTCTTCTCCTGCCGAACCCCGAACAGTTCGACGACGGAAAGCACACCTCAAGCCGTGGCTCCACCAGCCAGGACCTCCTCTTCCCAATCCACCGCGCCTCCCGTGGAGGACGAGACGACCCGGGCGCTGCGCGAGCGGTACGAGGGCCGGGAGGTCTGGGTGTATGGGGGCGGCCCCCTCACCTGTCTGACAGGGAGCAGCACCGTGGATTACACGGGTTCGCCCCTGACCCCGGTTCGCGTGGTGGGCCTCAGCCGGGTGCGGCAGCGGACCGCCGTTCCACTGCGGGGCGGCACCATCCTTCCGCAGGAGGTAGACACACCCATCCTGGTGCGCGTGCGGCTGCCGGAGAGCTTTCAGGTCTCCTCCGGCAGCACGACCGGAACGAGCGAGGACTGGTTCAGGCTGGCCCGGAGCGCCACTTGCCGGGAGTTCACCGAACTCTACGCGAACGAGGCGCACCTGAGCCGTGAACTCAGCCTGACCCCTCCGCCGGACGACGTGAAAGAGGTGCTGCGCCGCTTCGCGAGGCTGCCGCCCGAGGACGAGCAACCGCACTCGTTCCTGGGCCTGACCCACCACCAGGTTCTGTGGCTGAGGGGCGCCCCGGAGAGCCCGCTCACCGATGTGGACACGCTGCTGCGCGCCGACGAGTGGTCGTGGATGGGTCCCCCTGGCCGAGGGGACTGGACCCTCACCTTTCGGAACGACCGCGTCGTCGCCGAGAGTCGACCGTCCCCCTCGCCCTGACGTCTTCCCTACCCCGCCGCCGCCTTGCGCGCCTCGATCACCTTCTTCGCCAGGTGGTCGGGGAGGTCCTGGTAGCCGTGGAATTTGACGCTGAAGGCCCCCCGGTCCCCGGTCAGCGAGCGCAGGTCCGCGCTGTAGGTCTGCAACTCCGACTGCGGCACCACCGCCGTCACGGTGATGACGGTCCCCTCCGGCTCCATGCCCTGCACGCGGGCGCGGCGGGTCTGGAGGTCGCCGATCAGGTCGCCCGTAAACCCGGCGGGGGCGCGGACCCGCAGGAGCATCACGGGTTCGAGCAGGGTGGGTCTGGCGCCCTCCACCGCGCCCCGGAAGGCGAGCGACCCGGCGGTGCGAAAGGCGAGGTCGCTGGAATCGACGTCGTGGTAGCTGCCGTGGGTGACGGTGACGTGCACGTCCTGCATGGGGTAGCCCGCCAGAGGTCCCCTGCCCATCGCGTCGCCCACGCCCTTCTCGATGCTGGGGAGGTACTTGCCGGGGATGGCACCCCCCACCACCGCGCTGCGGAAGGCGAAACCCTCGCCCGGCTCCAGCTGGATGTGGCAGTCCCCGTACTGGCCGTGCCCGCCCGACTGCTTCTTGTGCTTGCCCTGGGCCTGGGAGGCCGCGCGGATCGTCTCGCGGTACGGAATCTGCGGCGCCCGCACGTCCACGTTCACGCCGAGCCCGGTGAGCTTCTCCACCGCGATGCTCGCGTGCATGTCCCCCATCCCCGAGAGCAGGAGTTCGCCGGTCTGGGGCTCGCGCGTGAAGGTCAGCGTGGGGTCCTCGTCGAGCAGCCGGGCGACGGCGGCGCTGAGGCGGTCCTCGTCCTGGCGCGTCCGTGGGAAGAGGGCGACCGTGTGCGCGGGGTCGGGGAGGACCAGGGGGTCGTACTCGATGGGGTTGGCAGGGTCCGCGAGGGTGTCCCCGGTGTGCAGGTCGGGCAGCTTGGTGAGCACGCCGATCATGCCCGCCGAGAGTTCGGGTACCTCGGTGAGGTCCTTGCCGCTCACGACGTAGAGGTGGGCGGGTTTCACGTCCACCCCGCGCGTCGTGTTGCGCAACGTGTCGCCGGGGCGGATGGTGCCGCTCCAGACCCGGATGTATGCGAGCTTGCCCACGAAGGGGTCCACGCTGACCCGCCACACGCGCGCACTCGTGGGGGCGTCTGGGGTCGGCTCGCGCGTCTGCCCGTCCACACCTGTCAACGGCCCGCGCTCGAAGGCACTCCGCAGCCCGTCCACCAGCAGGTCGAGGAGTTCGGGGACCCCCACGCCCGTGACGGCGCTCACGGGGAGGACCGGGTAGAGGGTGCCCGCGTGAACAGCCCGCAGGTAGGCCCCGCGCAGCTCGTCCGCGCCGAGTTCCTCGCCCTCCAGGTAGCGGTTCATCAGGTCGTCGTCGGTCTCGACGACGGCGTCCACGAGCGCCTCTCTCGCCTCGCGCAGCGCCGCCCGCATCTCGCCGGGAAGGTCGTCCTCGTTCGCCGTCAGCACGTCCACCACGCCGCGAAAGTGCGGCCCCTCGCCCACGGGGAGGAAGGCGGCCGCGACGGGGCCCCGCAGGCTCGCGCGGATGTCGGCGAGGACGGCGTGGAAGTTCGCCCGCTCGCGGTCCATCTGCGAGATCACGACGACTCTCGGCGTGGCGAAGCGGTCGGCGGTGGCCCACACCCGCTCGGTGCCGACCTCGACGCCGCTCACCGCGCTCACCAGGATCAGGGCCGAGTCCGCCGCGCGGATGCCGCCGCGAATCTCGCGCACGAAGTCGGCGTAGCCGGGCGTGTCGAGCAGGGTGATGTCGGTGCCCCGGTGGGGGAGCCGCAGCACGCCCGTGGTGATGGAGAAGCCGTGCCCCTTCTCGGCCTCGGTGTGGTCACTCTGGGTGGTGCCGTCCTCAATGCGGCCCATGCGCGGCAGGGCCCCGCTCCTCATCAGCAGGGCCTCGGAGAGCGTCGTTTTACCCGCGCCGCTGTGCGCGGCAAGACTCACGATCCGAACAGGCACAGCACCACCCAATCCTTTCCCAGAAACGAAAAAAGACGGACGAACGGCCACCGGGGCAGGCGGAGGTTTGAAGTGAGGCGAGCATACACCCGCCGCCCCGCTTCTATCCCCAGGCTCGGGAAAGCTCGGGTCCCATAGGGCTCACGACCGGATGAGGTTGAAGGTAGGCACGATTTGTAACCTCACCTACCGAGTGAAGTTCCTCCTAAACAGCGGTCAGGAATGGGTTGGGTTCGAACTCAGCAAGAGCGGAAGGGGGGGTTGCAGACTGCATTGGTCCCGGAAAAGTCCGGACTTCGTACCGCACACCCAGAGTGGAGGCTTCAACATGACGCAAGGCAACCTGATCCGTCTGTCCGACCTGTCCAGTGACCAGAGCTACGGCCTCTCCGGTGAGGGCGTGTACAACCCCAGCGGAAATGCGGCCTACGGCCAGGGCGGCGACAAGATCGGCACCGTCCGCGACGCGCTGGTGGACCCCGGCACGGGCCGCATCCGCTACCTGATCCTGGACGTGGGCGGCTGGTTCTCCTCCAAGGAGGTCGTCGTGCCCGTGGGCCACGCCCGCTTCGCCGACGACGGCGTGTACTTCGACAACCTGACCAAAGATCAGGTGCGCGACATGAGCGAGTACCGCCAGGGCGAGACCTACACCGACCAGTCCTTCGAGAGTAACGAGCGCGTGCTGCGCGGTGCCAGCACCACGGGGACCACGAGCACGACCACTCAGATGGACCAGGCGACCTACCGCGAGCAGGCCTTCCGCACGCCCGACCGCCTGCAACTCCTCGAAGAGCGCCTGATGGTGAACAAGGAGCGCTTCCAGGCGGGCAGCGTGGAGATCGGCAAGCGGGTCGAGACCCACCAGGAGACGCTGAGCGTGCCCCTCCAGCGCGAGGAGGTCGTGATCGAGCGTCACGCCGTCACCGACGGCCGTCCGGTCGAGGGGAACGTTACTCTCGGGGCCGGGAACGAGACGCTGCGGGTGGACCTGGAGGCCGAGCGCGCCCAGGTGGCCAAGCAGGCGTACGTGACCGAGGAAGTCGAGATCGGCAAGCGCACCGTCACCGAGACCCAGCAGGTCACCGAGACCGTGGGCCGCGAGGTGCTGGAGGTTAACAAGACGGGCGACGTGGAGATGAACAGCGGCACCACGACGACCTCGACCACCACGACCGACACCGACCGCAACCGCAGGAGCTGAGGGCGCCTCAGGCGCGGGCGGGGGCAACCCCGCCTTTTTTCGATGCGGACGCCAATTCATAGGGGAGACGGGAGGACGGGGAGGACTATGGACGATCAGAACCGGGAGGGGCGACAGGCGGACGAGGTGACACAAACCACCACGTACACGTCTCAGACCACGGGGCAGACCACCGGGGCGCAGCCCGCACTGACCCAGAGCCTGGAGGTCCAGGCCACGCAGGCTCAAACCGCACAGGCACAGACAACGGAGCGGACCGTGACCACCGAGCAGGTCCGCGACCTGCGCAAGGTCGAGGGGACGCTGCGGCTGTACGAGGAACGCGCGGTGGTCGACGTGGTGCCCGAGACGTTGGGCGCCATCACCATTCGCCGGGTGCTGACCCAGCGGGAGGAGGTCGTGCCCATCACGCTGGGGCGCGAACACCTGGAGATCACTGTGACCGAGGGCTCGGGCGGGCGCGTCACCATGAACGGCGAGGTGCTGGAGGTCGGCCGCACCTACGAGGTGCCGCTCTACGAGGAACGCGCCGTGATCGACAAGCAGACCTACCCCTACAGCGACGTGCGGATCGCCAAGCAGCGCGAGACCTACCAGCAGGTCGAGCGCCTCACCCTGCGCCGCGAGGAGCTGGAGGTCGAGGACCCGCAGGGCCTGGTGCGCGACCGCCTGATGCCGGACCCCCTCGATCCGGGACAGTAATCCACCCCCACAAGGGGCCGGAGGGAGGCCAGCACCCCTCCGGCCCCTCGCCCGTGTCTGCTTGTCTGTGCCTGCTTTCCGAAACGCACGAGAACGCGGCCCGTATCCTGTCCCGGCTATGGACGGCCCCCCCAGCCCCGCAGGCGAGATCATCCTGACCCCCGACGGCTCGCGCACCGCCCTGAGTGTGCGCTTCGGGGAAGGCTACGGCTCGCGGCACGGGGCGGCGGCGCAGGCCCGGCACGTCTTCGTCGAGGGAACGGGGACGCACCTCCACCCGGCCCCCCGGGTGCTGGAGGTCGGCTTCGGGCTGGGGGTGAACTTCCGGGCGACGCTGGTGGAGGCGGCGCGGCGGGGCGTGCCCCTGGACTACCTCGCCTTCGAGTTCGATCCCGCCCCCGTGGACGTGCTGCGCGAGGTCGCGGCGGGGGGCGAGGGGAGCGACCACCCCGCCTGGCCCGCGCTCCTGGGCGGCTGGGGGCGTCAGTCGCTGTTGACGGTGCGGACGGAGGCCGTCTCCCTCACGGTGCAGGTCGCGGACGTGCTGGCTGCCCCCCTTCCGGAGAACTGGGCGACCGCCCTCTACCTCGACGGCTTCTCGCCCACCCGCAACCCGGAGGTGTGGACTCCGGCCTTCCTGGCGCGGCTGGCCCGGTCCCTCGCGCCCGGCGGAACGCTCGCCACCTACAGCGCCGCCGGGCATGTGCGCCGGGCGCTGGGGGCGGCGGGCCTGCCGGTCGAGAAGCGGCCCGGCCCCCCCGGCAAACGGGAGTGCGTCCGGGCCACGCGGAGGACGGGGCCGTGAACGCGCCTCACGTCCTCATCGTCGGGGGAGGAGTGGCGGGGGCGGCCGTGGCGTATTTCGCAGCCCGGCTCGGCACATGGGTGACTGTCGTGGACGCGGGGCGGCACGCGGCGAGTGAGGTGCCGTCCGCCCTGCTCAACCCGGTGCGCGGCCAGTCGGGCGCCGTGGACGAGCGCGCGGTGGAGGGGCTGCGGCTGACCTGGGCGCTCGTGGAGACGCTGGCGGAGGCCGGACACCCCATTCCCCACGGGCGGGCGGGCGTGCTGCGCCCCGTGCCGGATGGGAGGGCCCGCCAGAAATTCGAGCGTCACCTTCCCCCGGAGTTGCCCCACACCTGGCTCGCCCCGGGGGAGGCGCCCGTTCCCCTCGCCCCGGGGTGGGAGCACGCCCTGTGGCTGCCGGAGGGGGGCTGGCTCGACGGGGCGGCCTTCACGTCCGGGCTCCTGGCGGTGTCGGGGGCTGAAGTTGTGCGGGGGCGGGCCCTCCGCTGGGACGCGCGCTCCGTCACGCTGGAGGACGGGCGGGCTCTACGCGGTGATGCCGTCGTCTGGTGCGGCGGCAGCGTCGGGGCTGGCTGGGCGGGGGAGGCGGCCACCCACCGGGCCGGGACGTTGCTCACCCTCGACCGCCCTGTGACGCGGGTGCCCGTGAGCTTCGGGGCATACCTCGCTCCGGCGGGGGTCGGTGGCGTGCTCGGGGCGACCTTCGAGGCACCCGCTTCGACCTGGCAGGCTCCCACCCTCCCCCTGCGCTCGCTGGGCTGGCTGCTCGGGAAGGCGGAGGCGCTGACCGACACAGGCGGCGCGCGGGTGACGGGGCGGTGGAGCGGCACCCGGCTCTCCGGGCTCGTGGCGGGGAGAACGCCGGACGGGGTGTGGCGCCTCTCCGGGCTGGGGAGCAAGGGCTTCCTGCTCGGCCCCCTGCTCGCGCGTCACGTCTCGGGTGACGTGGTGCGCGCCGCGCGGGTGTGAACGGCGCGGCGAGGCTCGTCTACACTGCTTCCTATGGCGAACTACCGCATCTGCCTCATCGAGGGTGACGGCATCGGCCACGAGGTCATTCCCGCCGCCCGGCGCGTGCTGGAGGCGGCTGGCTTAGGCGCCGAGTACGTGACCGCCGAGGCCGGCTACGAATACTTCCTCGACCACGGCACCAGCGTCCCCGAGGCCACCTACCACGCCGTCGAGAACACCCACGCCACCCTCTTCGGCGCGGCGACCAGCCCCAGCGGGGAGAAACCGAGGGGCTTTTCCGGCGCGATCCGCCACCTGCGCCAGAAGTACAGCCTCTACGCCAACGTGCGCCCCACCAAGACCCGTCCGGTGCCCGGCGCCTACGAGAACGTGGACCTCGTGATCGTGCGCGAGAACACCCAGGGCCTCTACGTCGAGCAGGAGCGCCGCTACGGCGACACCGCCATCGCCGACACGGTGATTACGAAGGACGCCTCGGAGCGCATCGGGCGTTTCGCCGCCGACCTCGCCATGAGGCGGCGCCAGAAGCTGACGGTGGTCCACAAGGCCAACGTGCTGCCCGTCACGCAGGGGCTGTTCCTGAACACGATCCTCGACCACACGAAGACCGTCGAGGGCCTGAACACGAACACGATGATCGTGGACAACGCGGCGATGCAGCTTGTGCGCAACCCCACCCAGTTCGACGTGATGGTCATGACCAACATGTTCGGCGACATCCTCTCCGACCTCGCCGCCGGGCTGGTGGGCGGCCTAGGCATCGCGGCGAGCGGCAACATCGGCGACCAGTTCGGCATCTTCGAGAGCGTCCACGGCAGCGCCCCCGACATCGCCGGGCAGGGCATCAGCAACCCCACCGCCACCATCCTCGCCGCCGTCCTGATGCTCGATCACCTAGGCGCGCACGAGGTGGCGCAGCGAATCGACAACGCCGTGAACACCGTCCTCACCGAGGGCCCCCGCACCCGAGACCTCGGCGGCACGGCGAACACCAGGGAATTCACCGACGCGGTGATCGCACGGCTGGGCTGAGCCCGAACGGCGAAACGGGGAGGCCGGGGAAGTCACGCCCCGGCCTTCCGCCTTTTGCCTTGCGGGTCTCCCTCTCCTCCGTCCGGCGGTGTCCCGTTGACCTCCGCTCCCCTCCCGGGGGAGCGCGGGAGGGGTGGGCTGCCCAGGTTCGCCGACCGTCCTGCGCCGGTCCCGAATCCCCTGGCCTCCGCACCCCTCAGCGCTCGTAGAAGGGCGGCGGCTCGATGCCGAGGGCGCGCAGGTAGACGTACCCCTGCCCCCGGTGGTGAATCTCGTTGTCGATGGCGTAGAGCGTCGTGACGAGGGCGGACATCGTTCCCCAGAACAGGGCCTTGTCCTCGCCGTAGCGGGCGGGCGGGACGGTGGGGAGCTGGGCGTCCAACCTCGCCGTCAGCTCGTCCCACGCGGCGAGCAGGGCCACCTTCTCCTGCGGGGGCCTGGCCGACCAGTCGGGCTCGCGCCAGTCGTCCGTGACGAGGCCGTCCAGCGTGTACGCCGCCACCCCGTAGATCTCCCAGGCCAGTTCGCCAAAAGAGCGCATGGGAGGGGCCGCCGTGAAGGTGAAGAGTTGATCGTCCGGGAAGGCCTCGATCACCCGGCGGGTCAGGCGGCGGTGACCCTGCCAGTCGGCGAGGAGGAACTCGGGCGTCATCAGCGAGGGGGTCAGGGTGGCGCCGGTCTGCGTCATAAGTCCTCCATCGAAAGCCAACCGGAGAGGCTGCTTTCTGCCCTCAGCGTAACCCCGATTCCCGTCAGGACCCGTCGCCTTTGGGGGTTCGCCCACGCTGACGCCGAGAATGGGCGGGTGACACGCCTAGACCTTCACACCCATGCCGAGCGGCCCGAGCTGGCCCGCTCTCTCCCCGAACTCATGGCGGGGCTGTGGCCGGAGTTCGTGCTGCACGGCGCCGTGGCGGAGCGACATGATCACCACACCTCCTCCACCTTCGCCGCCTACAGCCTCTACCTCTGCGCGGGCGGGGAGGTGGTGGCCGCCGGGAAGACGGTGCCGCTCTTCTGGGACGGCACGGCGCAGGGGCTGCCCGGGGGCTGGGACGGTGCCCTGGAACGGGGCGTGCGGGAT from Deinococcus aetherius includes:
- a CDS encoding threonine aldolase family protein, translating into MTATLPQTPRPRVIADLRSDTVTTPTPEMREAMAQAPVGDDVYGEDPTVNQLQAEVARLTGFEAGLFMPSGTMTNQVAIALHTRRGEEVICAEGSHIYEWELGMMATFSGVVPRFVPAPLGVPDPGDVRLAVRHSVHQSPTGMISLENTHNKAGGTVIPLETLAAIRAVADEESLPLHLDGARVFNAAAALGVPVSGITRHFDTVSVCLSKGLGAPVGSVLLGSAAQMRQAHRYRKMMGGGMRQSGVLAAAALVALRDGPARLAEDHRRTRVLAEALVNAGYNVDLAAVQTNIIYVRLHGAAAHAARWAEAGVLASALGPDSVRFVLHHQVNDEALEEAIRVLTA
- a CDS encoding YsnF/AvaK domain-containing protein → MDDQNREGRQADEVTQTTTYTSQTTGQTTGAQPALTQSLEVQATQAQTAQAQTTERTVTTEQVRDLRKVEGTLRLYEERAVVDVVPETLGAITIRRVLTQREEVVPITLGREHLEITVTEGSGGRVTMNGEVLEVGRTYEVPLYEERAVIDKQTYPYSDVRIAKQRETYQQVERLTLRREELEVEDPQGLVRDRLMPDPLDPGQ
- a CDS encoding PRC and DUF2382 domain-containing protein, whose protein sequence is MTQGNLIRLSDLSSDQSYGLSGEGVYNPSGNAAYGQGGDKIGTVRDALVDPGTGRIRYLILDVGGWFSSKEVVVPVGHARFADDGVYFDNLTKDQVRDMSEYRQGETYTDQSFESNERVLRGASTTGTTSTTTQMDQATYREQAFRTPDRLQLLEERLMVNKERFQAGSVEIGKRVETHQETLSVPLQREEVVIERHAVTDGRPVEGNVTLGAGNETLRVDLEAERAQVAKQAYVTEEVEIGKRTVTETQQVTETVGREVLEVNKTGDVEMNSGTTTTSTTTTDTDRNRRS
- a CDS encoding CPBP family intramembrane glutamic endopeptidase, translated to MTAPDVPTFPSPDPVPVAPVRGVRAVDGNRAALTLLITQNVVSALLIAAHLPLGTALLGAFVATVLLGLVAFRPALTALTRDSRWRTPPSWGLAVAVFVVAFLASRAFALVFVALWPQGADAIPQFLSKGADLWALLLAAGLLVPFAEEVAFRGLMMRGHERAAGFTVAALTSSFAFAVAHGVPASVAGILPLAYALARLTQHTGSLWNAVIVHALNNTLAVAAGALLAGRDLGDTGRASEMLRNPGVAVPLAVGAGLFGVAVLVVLHLWLTPKPDAQARSAPGPWLSAAYVAVVLFGVVAAAVTLPAVQHAITDVRGVMR
- a CDS encoding isocitrate/isopropylmalate dehydrogenase family protein, giving the protein MANYRICLIEGDGIGHEVIPAARRVLEAAGLGAEYVTAEAGYEYFLDHGTSVPEATYHAVENTHATLFGAATSPSGEKPRGFSGAIRHLRQKYSLYANVRPTKTRPVPGAYENVDLVIVRENTQGLYVEQERRYGDTAIADTVITKDASERIGRFAADLAMRRRQKLTVVHKANVLPVTQGLFLNTILDHTKTVEGLNTNTMIVDNAAMQLVRNPTQFDVMVMTNMFGDILSDLAAGLVGGLGIAASGNIGDQFGIFESVHGSAPDIAGQGISNPTATILAAVLMLDHLGAHEVAQRIDNAVNTVLTEGPRTRDLGGTANTREFTDAVIARLG
- the mnmD gene encoding tRNA (5-methylaminomethyl-2-thiouridine)(34)-methyltransferase MnmD, with product MDGPPSPAGEIILTPDGSRTALSVRFGEGYGSRHGAAAQARHVFVEGTGTHLHPAPRVLEVGFGLGVNFRATLVEAARRGVPLDYLAFEFDPAPVDVLREVAAGGEGSDHPAWPALLGGWGRQSLLTVRTEAVSLTVQVADVLAAPLPENWATALYLDGFSPTRNPEVWTPAFLARLARSLAPGGTLATYSAAGHVRRALGAAGLPVEKRPGPPGKRECVRATRRTGP
- a CDS encoding elongation factor G, which produces MPVRIVSLAAHSGAGKTTLSEALLMRSGALPRMGRIEDGTTQSDHTEAEKGHGFSITTGVLRLPHRGTDITLLDTPGYADFVREIRGGIRAADSALILVSAVSGVEVGTERVWATADRFATPRVVVISQMDRERANFHAVLADIRASLRGPVAAAFLPVGEGPHFRGVVDVLTANEDDLPGEMRAALREAREALVDAVVETDDDLMNRYLEGEELGADELRGAYLRAVHAGTLYPVLPVSAVTGVGVPELLDLLVDGLRSAFERGPLTGVDGQTREPTPDAPTSARVWRVSVDPFVGKLAYIRVWSGTIRPGDTLRNTTRGVDVKPAHLYVVSGKDLTEVPELSAGMIGVLTKLPDLHTGDTLADPANPIEYDPLVLPDPAHTVALFPRTRQDEDRLSAAVARLLDEDPTLTFTREPQTGELLLSGMGDMHASIAVEKLTGLGVNVDVRAPQIPYRETIRAASQAQGKHKKQSGGHGQYGDCHIQLEPGEGFAFRSAVVGGAIPGKYLPSIEKGVGDAMGRGPLAGYPMQDVHVTVTHGSYHDVDSSDLAFRTAGSLAFRGAVEGARPTLLEPVMLLRVRAPAGFTGDLIGDLQTRRARVQGMEPEGTVITVTAVVPQSELQTYSADLRSLTGDRGAFSVKFHGYQDLPDHLAKKVIEARKAAAG
- a CDS encoding FAD-dependent oxidoreductase; amino-acid sequence: MNAPHVLIVGGGVAGAAVAYFAARLGTWVTVVDAGRHAASEVPSALLNPVRGQSGAVDERAVEGLRLTWALVETLAEAGHPIPHGRAGVLRPVPDGRARQKFERHLPPELPHTWLAPGEAPVPLAPGWEHALWLPEGGWLDGAAFTSGLLAVSGAEVVRGRALRWDARSVTLEDGRALRGDAVVWCGGSVGAGWAGEAATHRAGTLLTLDRPVTRVPVSFGAYLAPAGVGGVLGATFEAPASTWQAPTLPLRSLGWLLGKAEALTDTGGARVTGRWSGTRLSGLVAGRTPDGVWRLSGLGSKGFLLGPLLARHVSGDVVRAARV
- a CDS encoding DinB family protein, translated to MTQTGATLTPSLMTPEFLLADWQGHRRLTRRVIEAFPDDQLFTFTAAPPMRSFGELAWEIYGVAAYTLDGLVTDDWREPDWSARPPQEKVALLAAWDELTARLDAQLPTVPPARYGEDKALFWGTMSALVTTLYAIDNEIHHRGQGYVYLRALGIEPPPFYER